GTCGGTGCCGCTCTTGCGATTGGCGCGCGGGCGCGTGATAAGCTCGCCCGCCGCACCGACCAGAAGAAGGGTGAGCACCTTTGAGCGAGAAGATCAGCGCCATAGAAGAGGCCTGCCTCGCCAAGGGGATGCGGATGACGGATCAGCGCCGCGTCATCGCCCGCGTACTCAGCCAGTCCGCCGACCATCCGGATGTGGAGGAGCTTTACGGCCGGGCGAGCGCCATCGATGCCAACATTTCCATCTCCACCGTCTATCGCACGGTGAAGATGTTTGAGGACGCCGGCATCATTGCCCGCCATGAATTCGGTGATGGCCGCTCGCGCTACGAGCCGGTGCCGGACGAGCACCACGACCATCTCATCGACCTGCGTTCCGGCCGTGTGCTGGAATTCCGCTCCGAGGAGATCGAGCGCCTCCAGGAAGAGATCGCCCGCCGGCTCGGCTATCGCATCGTCGGGCACCGGCTCGAACTCTATGTGGTGCCCCTCGATGAGGAGCCTTCGTGAGTCTCACGGCGCGGAACGGACCTGAGTTGGCTTCCGAGGAGGACCCTCTCGCGGACTTCGGGCCCGAGCGCCCCGCCCTGACGCGGTGGCTCGACCGTCTCCGCATCGCCTGCGTTCTTGCGGGCGTGGGCGTCGTGACACTGGTCGGCATTCCGCTGCAATGGCTCTCGCTCCGGCTCAACCTGCCGAGCCGGCGGCTGATCCCCCTCCTGTTTCACCGCATCGTCTTGCGGCTCATCGGCGTGCGGGTGAAGCGGATCGGCGCGCCGGCGGCGCAGCGGCCCATGCTCATCTTGTCCAACCACACTTCCTGGCTGGACATCTGCGTGGTGGGCTCGCTCACCCCGCTGTTCTTCGTCGCCAAGAGCGAGGTCGGCACCTGGCCGCTGATCGGCCTGTTCGCCCGCTTCCAGCGCACCGTGTTCGTGGACCGCAGCCGTCGGACGGCGACGGGGGCGGTCAATCAGGAGATCGCCGCCCGGCTGGCGGAAGGCGATCCGGTGGTGCTGTTTGCGGAGGGCACGTCCACGGACGGCAACCGCGTGCAGCCCTTCCGCTCGGCGCTCGTGGGGGCGGTGCGCGAGGCGTTCGCCGCCTCGGGCGCTGTGGTCGTCCAGCCCATGGCCGTGAGCTATGTGGGGCTTCAGGGTCTGCCCATGGGGCGGCGTCACCGGCCTATTGCCTCCTGGTACGGCGACATGGACCTGGCACCCCATCTGCTCGAAGTGCTGCGCCATGGCGCCATGGATGTGGAGGTGCGGTTCGGCGCCCCGATCACGCTTGCGGATGACCATGACCGCAAGGCCGTGACCCGCGCCGCCGAGACGGAGGTCCGGCGCCTGCATCTGGAGGCCCTCACGGGGCGCAGCACCGGGACTTGAGTTTTCAAACCCCGCGAATGCCGGTAAGAGTAAACGCAACGCAAATTTTGGGGATGGGCCGCGACGGCGTCACGGGAGCGTCGCGCCCCCGCGCGATGCTGGAGACGACAGAACAGGCACGATGCAAGAACCCCGCAAGCTCTACGTGAAGTCCTTCGGCTGCCAGATGAACGTCTACGACTCGCAGCGTATGGCGGACGCCCTGGCGAAGGAGGGCTATGTGGAGACGCAGGACCCGGCGGATGCCGACCTCGTCATCCTGAACACCTGCCATATCCGCGAGAAGGCCGCCGAGAAGGTCTATTCCGAACTCGGGCGCCTGCGCAAAGCCAAGCAGGACGCGGGTTCCGACACCACCATCGCCGTGGCCGGCTGCGTTGCCCAGGCCGAGGGCGCCGAGATCATGAAACGCGCCCCCGTGGTGGACCTCGTGGTGGGGCCGCAGAGCTATCATCGCCTTCCCGAGATGCTAGCGCGGGTCCGCGACGGCAAGCGTGTCGTGGACACCGAATTTCCCGCCGAGGACAAGTTCGACCACCTGCCCGCTCCGAGCGCGGCGGCCACAAAGAAGCGCGGCCCGACCGCCTTCGTGACCGTGCAGGAAGGCTGCGACAAGTTCTGCACCTTCTGCGTCGTGCCCTACACGCGGGGGGCCGAAGTCTCCCGCTCGGTCTCCAAGATCGTGGGCGAAGCCCGCGCGTTGGTGGATCAGGGCGTGCGCGAGATCACGCTCATCGGCCAGAACGTCAACGCCTTCCATGGCGAGGGGCCGGACGGAAGGACATGGGGCCTTGGCCGGCTGCTGGAAGAGCTGGCCGGCATCAACGGGCTGGCGCGTCTGCGCTACACCACCTCCCACCCGCGTGACATGGATGACGGCCTGATCGCCGCCCATCGCGACCTGCCCCAGCTCATGCCCTATCTGCACCTGCCGGTGCAGTCCGGCTCCGACCGCATCCTCGCGGCCATGAACCGCAAGCACGGGCGCGAGATCTATTTCGAGATCATCGACAAGCTGCGCGCCGCCCGGCCGGACATCGCGCTGTCGTCGGACTTCATCGTCGGCTTCCCCGGCGAGACCGAGGCCGATTTCGAGGACACGCTGGATCTCGCCCGCCGGGTGGGCTTCGCCAGCGCCTATTCCTTCAAATACTCCATCCGTCCGGGCACCCCGGCGGCGGAGCATGACCACCAGCTTTCCGAAGAGGTGAAGAGCGAGCGTCTCGCCCGCCTGCACCAGGTTCTGGAAGCCTCCAAGACCGCGTTCGACCGCGCCTGCATGGGGCGCCGGTTCGACATCCTGCTCGAGAAGCCCGGCCGTCTGCCGGGCCAGCTCATCGGCCGCTCGCCGTATCTCCAGAGCGTCGTGGTGACCGCACCCGGCGCCGGCATCGGCGACTTCGTGACCGTCGATATCACCGACGTGGGACCGAACTCTCTGGCGGGACAGGTTGTTGACGCTGTCGAGGATCGAGGCCGAACGAGCGACCGCCCGCTCGTGGCCATGGAGGCTTGAGCGTGGCAAGAACGAGCGACCGCGAGCGTTCCGTTGCAGTTCCGTCCAATGGCCCGGCCCGGGCCGCCGTGAGCGACCCCTGGGCGCTCCAGGGGGAGACCGGCACCACCCAGGTGGTGCTGGCGTTTGACGACAATCGCCTCGCCTCGCAGCTCTTCGGCCATTATGGCCGCAACCTCGCGCTCATCGAACGCAAGCTCTCGGTCAAGGCGGAGTCCCGCGGCAACCACGTGACGCTGGATGGCGGGCGTGACGGCTGCGAGCAGGCCCGCCGGGTGCTGGAGCATCTCTACGAGCAGTTGAAGCGCGGCCGCGACATCGGCCAGGGCGATGTGGAGGGGGCCATCCGCGAGGCGGTCTCCCAGGGCTCGCTGTTCGACTTCGACCCCAGCGAGACGCGCCAGTCCTTCGACGAGATTCAGTTGCGCCGCCGCCCGGTGCGGGCGCGCACCGCTGCGCAGGATGCCTATATCCGCGCGCTGAAGCGCCACACGCTCGTCTTCGGCACCGGTCCGGCCGGCACCGGCAAGACGTGGCTGGCGGTGGCCTACTGCGTCCATCTGCTGGAGCGGCGGATGGTGGACCGCATCATCCTCACCCGCCCGGCGGTGGAAGCGGGCGAACGCCTCGGCTTCCTGCCCGGCGACATGAAGGAGAAGGTGGACCCCTATCTACGGCCCATCTACGACGCGCTCTACGACCTGATGGACCGTGCGTTCGTGGAACGGGCCCTGCAATCGGGCGAGATCGAGATCGCGCCGCTGGCTTTCATGCGCGGACGCACCCTCGCCAACGCGGCCGTCATCCTCGACGAGGCGCAGAATGCGACGTCGATGCAGATGAAGATGTTTCTCACCCGCCTGGGCGAGAATTCTCATATGATCGTGACCGGCGATCCCAGCCAGACGGACCTTCCCAACGGGATGACGTCGGGGCTCGCGGAGGCCGTGCGGCTTCTGGAAGGGGTCGAAGGCGTCGGCATTTCGCATTTCAAGGCGCAGGACGTGGTGCGCCACGAACTGGTGCAGCGTATCGTTGCCGCTTATGAGGAACACGATGCCACGCTGATCCGCCGGGCGCTGGTCCGTAAAGCGCCGGTTAAGGTGGAAGCGGTCAATGACGTGATCGAAGGGTCGGCCGAGGAAAAGGCCGAGCCCGAGCTTTCCGCGCCGGACGAGGGGCGCACGCATGGGTGATGCCGCACGACAACGATCCACCGAGGCATCCGCTGCCGAGGCAGAGGATGCCGTCGCCGTGGAAATCGACGTGCTGGTGGAGGATGACGGCTGGTCCGCCCTCCCCGACGCTGCCGAGATCGCCATCGCTGCCGCCCGCGCGGCGCTGGCGAGCCTGGGCGACGAGGTGCCCGAGGGCGCCGAGATGAGCATCACCCTCACCGACGACGCCCGCATCCGCGTCCTGAACCGGGAGTGGCGCGACAAGGACAAGCCGACGAACGTGCTGTCCTTCCCTGCCGCCGAACTCCCCGAAGGCGTGGTGCCCCAGCCGCTGGGCGACGTGATCGTCGCCCGCGAGACGGTGTTCTCCGAGGCTTTGGCCGAGGACAAGACGCCGGCCCATCACCTCGCCCATCTCGTCGTCCACGGCACCCTTCACCTCATGGGCTTCGACCATGAGGATGACGACGAGGCCGAAGAGATGGAAGCCGCCGAGCGCCAGATCCTGGCCGGCCTCGGCATCGATGACCCTTATGCCTTGCCCGCAGAGGGCTGACACGAACCCCATAGGGAGACCATGTCCTCCACCGACCAGTCGAGCGAACAGAACGGTTCGGAACCGCAGAGTTTTCTCGATCGATTGCGTTCCCTCCTCGGGACGTTCCGGGCCCACGGCTCGCTCCGCACCGACCTTGTCGAAGTGCTGGATGCGTCTGGAACATCCGAGGAGGTGAGCGAATTCTCGCCCTCCGAGCGGCAGATGCTGCGCAATATCCTGCACCTGAAAGAGGTGGGGATCGGCGACATCATGGTGCCCCGCGCGGAGATCGTGGCGGTCCAGAAGGACATCACGCTCGGCGCCCTGCTGATCGAATTCGCCAAGGCGTCCCATTCGCGGCTCGTCGTCTACGACGATACGCTCGATGATCCCGTCGGCATGGTGCACATCCGCGACCTGCTCGCCTTCATGACCGGCCTGCATCCGGGCGAGAATGGCGAGATCGAGGTGGCGGAAGGCCATGTTCCCGACCTGTCGGCGGTGAATCTCGGCCAGTCGCTGGCGGACACGGACCTCATCCGCCGCCTTCTCTACGTACCGCCCTCCATGCCGGCAGTGGATCTGCTCGTCTCCATGCAGGCGGCGCGCATCCATCTCGCGCTCGTCATTGACGAATATGGCGGAACCGACGGCCTCGTCTCCATGGAGGACGTGGTGGAGGAGATCGTCGGCGAGATCGAGGATGAGCATGACGACGAAACGGCGCTCATCCAGCTTCAGCCTGACGGCAGCTACCTCGCCGACGCACGCACCGCACTGGAAGACGTGGCCGAGGTGGTGGGCTCCGACTTCGTTCCGGGCGAAGCCGCGGACGAGGTGGATACCCTCGGCGGCCTCGTGGTGACGCTGGCCGCCCGCGTGCCCAATACGGGCGAGATCATCCAGCTTCCCGGCGATTACCGGGTGGAGGTGGTCGAAGCGGACCCGCGCCGGGTGAAGGCATTGCGCATCATTCCTCCGCCGGCCGAGGCGATGGCGCCCGAGGCCGTCGGTTCCGAGCTCTGACGGTTCCGCGTTCGTGCATCTGGCAAACCGGGTCCGCAGCCTCACGGGCTGGCGCCGTCTCGGCTTCGGCCTTCTCGCCGGAGCCCTCTCGGCGCTGTCCACTGCGCCCTTCGGCATCTGGCCGGCGCTGGCGGTGGGCTTTCCGGCGCTCGTCCTCCTGATCGACGGCGCCGGCCACGCGCGCCGGCGCGGACGCGGCGCCATGCTGCGTTCGGCGGCCGCCGCCGGCTGGGCCTTCGGGTTCGGCTATTTCCTCGCCTCCCTCTGGTGGATCGGTGCCGCTTTTCTGGTGGATGCGGAGGATTTCGCCTGGCTGCTGCCGGTCGCCGTGCTTTGCCTGCCCGCGGGCCTCGCCCTGTTCACCGCGCTCGGGGCCGTGCTTGCCCGGCTGGTCTGGCCGAGCGGACCTGCGCGGCTGTGCAGCTTCGCCGTGGCCTTCACGGCGGCCGAGTGGCTGCGCGGCCACGTCCTCACCGGCTTTCCCTGGAACACCTTCGGCTATGGCCCCGCCCAGACGCTGGAACTGGCGCAGGGGGCTGCATTCGTCGGCCTCTGGGGGCTGACCTTCTTCTCCCTGCTGCTCCTTTCCACACCGGTTCTGCTGCTGCGCTCAGGGACCTTCACCCGCAGGGCGGGCTGGCCGCTTGCCGCGCTTGCGGTGATCGCCCTCGCCTATGGCCTTGGAGGTTACCGCCTCTCGCTCAATCCCTCGCGCTATCTGGAGCAGGTGCGCCTGCGCATCATGCAGCCGGCGATCCCGCAGGGCGAGAAGTTCGCCTATGACCGCCGCCAGGCCGTGCTCGAGAATTATCTCGACCTCTCGGGCCGGCCGAGCGCGCTCTATCCCAAGGGGCTGGAAGACATCGGGCTCCTGGTCTGGCCGGAATCCGCCTTTCCCTTCATTTATGAGCGCGAGCCCTGGGCCAAGGCGCGCATCGCCGCCACCTTGCCGGACAATGTGACGCTGGTGACCGGTGCCGCCCGCGTCGGCATGCCGCCGGAAGGTCAAACCTCCCCCTTCTTCAACTCCATCCGGGTCATGAACGCCCGCGGAGAGGTGCAGGAAACGGCCGACAAGGTGCATCTGGTTCCCTTTGGGGAATATCTACCTTTCCAAGATTTTTTGGAAAGTATCGGCCTTGAACAACTTACGCGTGTGCGCGGCGGGTTCGCCTCGGGGGATCGCCTGCGGCCGCTGAAGCTGCCCGGCGCGCCCGATGCCGCGCCGCTCATCTGCTATGAGGCGATCTTTCCTGGCGCCGTCCTGCCCCAAGGGGAGCGGCCCGGATTCCTTTTGAATGTGACGAATGATGCCTGGTTCGGCGATACGCCCGGACCCTATCAGCACTTCCTTCAGGCCCGGCTGCGCGCGGTGGAGGAGGGGCTCCCGTTGATCCGCGCGGCGAATACGGGCATCTCGGCCATCGTCGATCCGCTGGGACGAATTGTCGCAGAACAGGACCTCGGCGTACGCGGCGTCGTCGATGGCGACCTACCACAAAGGCTTAATGCGCCGCCCTTCGGATCCCGGCATGCCGGCGGGGTGCTGCTCGTGCTGATGGGTATTACATCATCCGTTGCAATCTCGCGCGTCCGGAGACAACATGCACGTATAGGTTGATCGACGCGTTCTGATTGTATGCCTATCTTGCGCCCACTCAGGGCAGCCTTCGCAACGCGAAGTGAAACACACTCTTTTCCGACATAGCCGGAGAGATCATGGTCAAGAAGGCGCCGAACCCCATCGATAAGCATGTGGGTAGCCGCGTACGTATGCGTCGCATGATGGTCGGGATGAGCCAGGAGAAGCTCGGAGAGCACCTGGGCATCACCTTCCAGCAGATCCAGAAGTACGAGAAGGGCACGAACCGCATCGGCGCGAGCCGTCTGCAGCAGATTTCCATCGTCCTGTCCGTGCCGGTCGCGTTCTTCTTCGAGGGCGCCCCGTCGGCCAATCCGGAAGCGGACGGCGAAGGTTTCGCCGAAGGCCACTCGCCCGCCTACGTGTCGGATTTCCTGGCCACCTCGGATGGTCTGGCTCTGACCCGTAACTTCATGCGCATCAGCGACGCCAAGGTGCGCCGCCGCATCGTCGACCTCGTTTCGGCCATTGCCGGAGAGGAACTGGAAGCCGCCCCGGCCCCCATGGCCGTCGCGCTGCGTTCGATTTGACGAACGCTTTCGATTAGCCGATCTTGACCCGCCCACGACGACTTGTCACAAGTCTGCGAGCCGTTGTGGGGGGCAAGAGGAAGCAAACATGGCGCGCGAGTCGTATCTTTTTACCAGTGAATCGGTTTCCGAGGGACATCCGGACAAGGTCTGCGACCGCATCTCCGACGAGATCGTGGACGCCTATTTCCGCGCCGCCATCGAAAACGGCTTCGACACGACCCAGGTCCGCGTTGCCGCCGAGACCCTCGCCACCACCAATCGCGTGGTCATCGCCGGCGAGACACGTGGCCCGTCCTCTGTCACGCCCGAGCTAATCGACAGCCTCGCGCGCAAGGCGATCAAGGAAATCGGCTACGAGCAGGACGGGTTCCACTGGCAGAACGCCAAGATCGAAGTGCTCCTGCACGCCCAGTCCGCCGATATCGCGCAGGGCGTCGACATCGCCGGCAACAAGGATGAAGGCGCGGGCGACCAGGGCATCATGTTCGGCTACGCGGTCAATGAGACCCCCGAGCTGATGCCGGCCCCGATCTTTTATTCCCACAAGATCCTCAAGGTGCTCACCGATGCCCGTCACTCGGGCGAGGCCAAGCAGCTCGGCCCCGATGCCAAGAGCCAGGTCACGGTGCGCTATGAGAAGGGCAAGCCGGTCGGCGTGACGCAGATCGTGCTCTCCACCCAGCACCTCGACGAGAGCATGACCTCGCAGGACGTGCGTGCGCTGGTGGAGCCCTACATCCTCAAGGCCCTGCCGGAAGGCTGGGTGGATGCCTCCACCGTGTGGCACGTGAACCCCACCGGCAAGTTCGTGATCGGCGGTCCGGACGGCGACTGCGGCCTCACCGGCCGCAAGATCATCGTGGACACCTACGGCGGCGCGGCCCCGCACGGCGGCGGCGCCTTCTCGGGCAAGGACCCGACCAAGGTGGACCGCTCGGCGGCCTATGCGGCCCGCTATCTCGCCAAGAACGTGGTCGCCGCCGGCCTTGCCGACCGTGCCACCATCCAGCTCGCCTACGCCATCGGCGTGTCCGATCCGCTGGCGGTCTATGTAGACCTGCACGGCACGGGCAACGTGGCCGAGGACAAGCTGGAGACCGTGCTGCGCGAGGTGGTGAACCTGCGTCCGCGTGGTATCCGCGAGCACCTGAGCCTCAACAAGCCCATCTATGCCCGCACGTCCGCTTACGGCCACTTCGGCCGCGCCCCGGAAGCCGACGGCGGCTTCTCCTGGGAGCGCACGGACCTCGTGTCGGCGCTGAAGTCCGCGCTCGCCTGAGCCACGGCTTTCCGAAGACGATCGCATGGCCGGGCGCGTCCCGGCCATGCGTGTTTCTGGACCCCGAGGCGCCTTCCGGCCTGGCGACGGTGTCGGGCCGACAGGAAATCGCCGACGCTTCAATAATCCGGAGCATTCCCCATCGATCAGGCCGCTTCGGCGTGGTTGGAGAATTCTCTCGTCTGAACCCAAGTGACTGCCTTGAGCGAGACCGAGCATAAGGGTGCCTTCTACGGCCGCCGTGTCGGCAAGACATTGCGACAGGGGCAGCAGCAGGCCCTCGCCCGCACCCTGCCCCGCTATCTCATAGATCTGCCGACCGTTGCCGAGCCGGCGGCCCTGTTCCCCTGCCCCGTGGATGAGATCCGCCTGGAGATCGGTTTCGGTGGCGGCGAGCATCTGCTCTCGGAGGCGAAGCGCTTTCCACGCGCAGGCTATATCGGCATCGAGCCGTTCCTGAACGGCATGGCCAAGGCGGTGCTGGAGCTCGATCTCGCGCCGCAGGAGAATGTGCGGCTGTTCAATCTCGATGCGGCGCTCCTGCTGGCCAGGCTGCCGGAAGGCAGCGTCTCGCAGGTGGAGCTGCTCTATCCGGACCCGTGGCCGAAGCGGCGGCACTGGAAGCGCCGGTTCGTCAGACCGGACAATCTGGACCTGCTGGCCCGCGCCCTGAAGCCGGGCGGTGTGTTCCGCTTCGCCAGCGACGTGCCCGATTATGTGGACTGGACACTGCGCGAAGTGCGCGCCCATCCCGCCTTCCGCTGGACGCAAACGCGCGCCGATGACTGGCGCACGCCCTACGAGGGCTGGCCGGGTACCCGCTATGAGGCGAAGGCGATCGCCGCCGGTCGCGTACCCACCTATCTCAGCTTCGCGCGGGTCTGACGGGCCGGGCGTGCCCCGCGGCTCGGACGGTGCTAGAGCCTGTGCTTGATCGACGGCGTCGATCATCTGCGCGGGAGCCGGTCACCGGGAGCTCATCATGTTCGTGCGGCAGCTTCATTATCTGGTGGCGGTGGCGCGCGAGCAGCATTTCGGTCGCGCGGCCGAGGCCTGCCACGTCACCCAGCCGACCCTCTCCGCCGGCCTGCGCAAGCTGGAAGAGGAACTGGGCTATCCGCTGGTGGTGCGGGGCCATCGCTTCATGGGGCTCACCGAGCACGGCGCGCGCGTGCTCGCCTGGGCCCAGCGCATCATCAATGATTATGACGGCATGCGGCAGGAACTGGCCGGCTCGGAAGCCGGCCTCACTGGCATCCTGCGCCTCGGCTGCGTACCGCCCATGCTGCCGGCGCTGAGCGGCCTCCTCACCGCCTTCTGCGAACGCCATCCCCTCGTGCGCGTGCAGGCCCTCTCCATGAGCGCGCTCGCCATCCAGCGCGGCCTTGATGACCAGGTGCTCGACGCGGGGGTGAGCTATCTCACCGGAACGCAGCCGCCGAAGCTCCACTGGCTGCCCTTCTATGAAGAGCGCTACATGTTCGTCCGCGCCGCCGGCGGCGACGACCTGCCGGCGCGCATCAGCTGGGCCGAGGCCGCGCGCTCCCCCCTCTGCCTGCTCACGCCCGACATGCAGAACCGCCAGATCATTGACGAGGCGCTGGCCACCGCCGGCGCCGTGTCGGTCCCGCGCATCGAGGCCAACACCTTCTTCGGCGTGTGGTCCATGGTCTGCTCGGGCGCCTGGGCCAGCATCGTGCCGCACACCCATATCGCCACCTTTGGCCGCATGGCGGGCGTGTGTGCCATTCCGCTGATCGATCCTGACTGGCGGCGGCCGGTGGGTCTCGTGACGCCCGACCGTGACCCGCTGGCGCCCGTCGCCGCCGCCTTCCGCAAGCTCGCGGCGCGGTGGTCCTGGAACGGCGAAGACGCAGCTTCATAGAAGTTGCCGATCAATCCTTGCACCCAAACGATTGGACCCGCCGCGGGCCCTCGGGCTTGATGGCGACAGGCGGTTCTGAGCGGCCGCCTTTCCTAACCCACACTTTCTGGCACGGACGCCTCAGGCGCTCCGTGCTTTTTTATGGGCCCCGTCGGCGGGATCGCCGCGCAAGCCGTCTGGCGCGCCCGTACGGCAGCCGACGCGGGTGTTGCCCGCAATGGCTTGCACCTTTGGGTTTTCTGTCTATATTAGCGCCGTCCCTATAGGGGATACCTCAGAGCCATCGTCGTCGAAGGTGATGAGAGTGGGTTCCGGCCGGGACCCGCTCCCTTTCTGCTTATGTGGACCTTCGCGAGGCTGGTTCCGGGTGGCGCGTTTTGCGTCGGACACGAATTCCAGGGCTGCCGTGCCCCTTGTGCGCGCATCCCGCCCAAAGCCTGACGTCCCGGAGGGACATGAACGAGACCGTCGAAGCGCTGGACCCCAACGAGCCGCGCCTCATCACCGAATCCGGCGTCGCCGCGCGCATCGCTGCGATCGTCACGCCCGTGCTGGCCGACCTCAACCTGCGCCTGGTGCGCGTGAAGGTGACGGCGCGCGACGGCGGCACCTGCCAGATCATGGCGGAGCGGCCCGACGGCTCGATGACCATCGACGACTGCGAGGCCGCGTCCCGCGCCATCTCGCCGGTGCTCGACGTGGAAGACCCCATCACCGGCGCCTACCGGCTGGAGATTTCCTCTCCTGGCATCGACCGGCCGCTGGTGCGGCTCACCGATTTCGACCGCTGGGCCGGTCATGAGGTGAAGGTGGAGATGGCGGTGCCGGTTGACGGCCGCAAGCGGTTCCGCGGCATCCTCATCGGCACCCGCGCAGAGCTGGCCGTGGTCAAGCGCACCGATGCCCCCAAGGGCGAGGAGCCGGAAGTTTCCCTCCCCGTCGCCGATATCGGCGAGGCCAAGCTGGTGCTCACCGACGCCCTCATCACCGAGGCGCTGCGCCGGGCCAAGGCTGCCGAGCGCGGCCTCGGCGAGGACGAAGAGTTTGAAGACGACGCCGACGAGGTGTTCGAGGGCGACGAGGCGGACGAAAAAGCCGCCAAGGATGCCGCGAATGCCGAGCGGGCGAATGCCAAGAAGGCCGCCGACAAGGCCGAGAAGCGGGCCGGAAAGGTCGCGCGCAAGGCGGCCAAGTCCGAGAAAGCCGAGAAGTCCCAGGCCAAGACCGGCAAGGCACGCCTCTCCAAGGCCGAAGTCGATGATCTGGCCGTCACCAATCCGGCCTCTCGCGCGCTGCGCGGAGGAAAGCCCAAAGCGAAGGAGACGCACTGATGGTCGCCGTCAGCGCAAACCGTCTGGAACTGCTGCAGATCGCCGACGCGGTCGCGCGGGAAAAGACCATTGACCGCGGCATCGTCATCGCGGCGATGGAGGATGCCATCGCCAAGGCCGCGCGCTCGCGCTACGGCCAGGAGACGGACATCCACGCGGAGATCAATCCGCGCACCGGTGAGCTGCGTCTCGCGCGTCACCTCCTCGTGGTGGACGAGGTGGAGAATTCCGCCACCGAGATCACGCTGGACGGCGCCCGCCGCCACAATCCGGCGGCGCAGGTGGGCGACACCATCGCCGACACCCTGCCCCCCTTCGACTTCGGCCGCATTGCCGCCCAGTCGGCCAAGCAGGTCATCGTTCAGAAGGTGCGCGAGGCCGAGCGCGACCGGCAGTATGACGAGTTCAAGGACCGCATCAGCGAGGTGGTCAACGGCCTCGTGAAGCGTGTCGAATACGGCAACGTGGTCGTGGATCTCGGCCGTGGCGAAGCCATCCTGCGGCGCGACGAGCTGCTGCCGCGCGAGGT
The Azorhizobium caulinodans ORS 571 genome window above contains:
- the metK gene encoding methionine adenosyltransferase; amino-acid sequence: MARESYLFTSESVSEGHPDKVCDRISDEIVDAYFRAAIENGFDTTQVRVAAETLATTNRVVIAGETRGPSSVTPELIDSLARKAIKEIGYEQDGFHWQNAKIEVLLHAQSADIAQGVDIAGNKDEGAGDQGIMFGYAVNETPELMPAPIFYSHKILKVLTDARHSGEAKQLGPDAKSQVTVRYEKGKPVGVTQIVLSTQHLDESMTSQDVRALVEPYILKALPEGWVDASTVWHVNPTGKFVIGGPDGDCGLTGRKIIVDTYGGAAPHGGGAFSGKDPTKVDRSAAYAARYLAKNVVAAGLADRATIQLAYAIGVSDPLAVYVDLHGTGNVAEDKLETVLREVVNLRPRGIREHLSLNKPIYARTSAYGHFGRAPEADGGFSWERTDLVSALKSALA
- the trmB gene encoding tRNA (guanine(46)-N(7))-methyltransferase TrmB → MTALSETEHKGAFYGRRVGKTLRQGQQQALARTLPRYLIDLPTVAEPAALFPCPVDEIRLEIGFGGGEHLLSEAKRFPRAGYIGIEPFLNGMAKAVLELDLAPQENVRLFNLDAALLLARLPEGSVSQVELLYPDPWPKRRHWKRRFVRPDNLDLLARALKPGGVFRFASDVPDYVDWTLREVRAHPAFRWTQTRADDWRTPYEGWPGTRYEAKAIAAGRVPTYLSFARV
- a CDS encoding LysR family transcriptional regulator, which encodes MFVRQLHYLVAVAREQHFGRAAEACHVTQPTLSAGLRKLEEELGYPLVVRGHRFMGLTEHGARVLAWAQRIINDYDGMRQELAGSEAGLTGILRLGCVPPMLPALSGLLTAFCERHPLVRVQALSMSALAIQRGLDDQVLDAGVSYLTGTQPPKLHWLPFYEERYMFVRAAGGDDLPARISWAEAARSPLCLLTPDMQNRQIIDEALATAGAVSVPRIEANTFFGVWSMVCSGAWASIVPHTHIATFGRMAGVCAIPLIDPDWRRPVGLVTPDRDPLAPVAAAFRKLAARWSWNGEDAAS
- the rimP gene encoding ribosome maturation factor RimP; the encoded protein is MNETVEALDPNEPRLITESGVAARIAAIVTPVLADLNLRLVRVKVTARDGGTCQIMAERPDGSMTIDDCEAASRAISPVLDVEDPITGAYRLEISSPGIDRPLVRLTDFDRWAGHEVKVEMAVPVDGRKRFRGILIGTRAELAVVKRTDAPKGEEPEVSLPVADIGEAKLVLTDALITEALRRAKAAERGLGEDEEFEDDADEVFEGDEADEKAAKDAANAERANAKKAADKAEKRAGKVARKAAKSEKAEKSQAKTGKARLSKAEVDDLAVTNPASRALRGGKPKAKETH